AGCTCTCCTTTTCAGGACCATGGACGCCTTTCGTGTATTCGACCTTGTCTTTGTCATGACCCAGGGGGGGCCTGCCGATTCGACAAGCGTCATCCAGTTTTACGGTTATAAGAAGATATTCGCTGAAGGAGATATGGGTTATGGTTCGGCAGTGTCGACGGTCATATTTCTGACCATTATGGTTGTTTCTGTCTTTTATGTGAGGACTGTGGGGACGCGGTTGCTGGAGAAGGGGGAGAGATGATGATATCAATTAATAAAATCCCCCCCAGCCCCCCTTTGTCAAAGGGGGGAGCGGTTATGGTACAACCTAGTAAGATAGGTAACAGAATAACCTACAGACATAGGTAACAGTATAATAAAGGGAAAGGAGGAAATGCCTATGCCCTGGAAGGATACGAGACCTATGGATGAGAGAATAAAGTTAGTAGCCGACAGTATTAACGGCAATTTCACGATAACAGAACTATCTGTTATTTACAGAGTAAGCCGTAAGACGGTGTACAAGTGGATTAATAGATATTCTGAGCAGGGAATTGATGGACTTAAAGAACAAAGCCGTACCCCGGTAAATAGTCCGACAAAAACACCTGATGCCATCATAGAGTATCTTATAAGAGTTAAGCATGATCGCATGAATTGGGGGCCAAAAAAGATTTTGGCTTTTTTAGAGGAAAATGAGC
This DNA window, taken from Deltaproteobacteria bacterium, encodes the following:
- a CDS encoding helix-turn-helix domain-containing protein → MDERIKLVADSINGNFTITELSVIYRVSRKTVYKWINRYSEQGIDGLKEQSRTPVNSPTKTPDAIIEYLIRVKHDRMNWGPKKILAFLEENEPNTSWPSVGTIEKWLKRNGLVRKRKRRKTVPPYSEPFLDVDKANEVWSADYKGQFRTGDGLWCYPLTISDNASRYLLLCKALHSPCYKDTRK